One Clostridium sp. CM027 genomic window carries:
- the spoVAE gene encoding stage V sporulation protein AE produces MNNYIMSFIVGGIICIIGQILMDTTKLTPARILVLFVTAGVILGALNIYDVVIKYGKAGGSIPLPGFGYSLAKSVMKEVDEVGIIGAFTGGIKGTAGGITAAIFFGYIMALLFNPKTKG; encoded by the coding sequence ATGAATAATTATATTATGTCTTTTATAGTTGGAGGGATAATTTGCATAATAGGTCAAATACTTATGGACACTACTAAATTAACTCCAGCTAGAATACTAGTTTTATTTGTAACTGCTGGTGTAATATTAGGTGCATTAAATATATATGATGTGGTGATAAAATATGGAAAAGCAGGTGGAAGTATACCTCTTCCTGGGTTTGGGTATAGTTTAGCTAAAAGTGTAATGAAGGAAGTAGATGAAGTTGGTATTATAGGAGCATTTACAGGAGGTATAAAGGGTACTGCGGGCGGTATTACTGCTGCAATTTTCTTTGGATATATTATGGCGTTGTTATTCAATCCTAAAACTAAAGGGTAA
- the sigF gene encoding RNA polymerase sporulation sigma factor SigF, with protein sequence MDQKIVRKENYTYEDNMQLIQLARNKEPGALDTLVEMNLPLVSSISKKFLNRGYEYDDIFQIGCIGLVKAINNFDTKYNVKFSTYAVPMIMGEIKRFLRDDGIIKVSRSVKITARQLHYDKDTLTKELGREPTIDELSVFSKIEKEDIVYALESASNMLYLFDTIHQDDGAPVLLIDKLSEKYEEDNQVLDKISLKEALRKLDAKSRQIIMLRYFKDNTQIQVAKMMGISQVQVSRIEKKVLKIMREKLI encoded by the coding sequence ATGGATCAAAAAATAGTAAGAAAAGAAAACTATACTTATGAAGATAATATGCAACTTATTCAATTGGCTAGAAATAAAGAACCGGGTGCATTAGATACGTTGGTGGAAATGAATTTACCATTAGTTTCATCAATAAGTAAAAAATTTCTTAATAGGGGATATGAGTATGATGATATATTTCAAATTGGATGTATTGGCTTAGTAAAGGCAATTAATAATTTTGATACTAAGTATAATGTGAAATTTTCTACATATGCCGTACCTATGATAATGGGAGAGATTAAAAGATTTCTTAGAGATGATGGAATTATAAAAGTAAGTAGAAGCGTTAAAATTACTGCAAGACAATTACATTATGATAAAGATACTCTAACCAAAGAATTGGGGAGGGAGCCTACTATTGATGAACTGTCGGTTTTTTCAAAAATTGAAAAAGAGGATATAGTATATGCATTAGAGTCTGCTAGCAATATGCTGTATTTATTTGATACAATACACCAAGATGATGGTGCCCCAGTACTATTAATAGATAAATTAAGTGAAAAATACGAAGAAGATAATCAGGTTTTAGATAAAATTTCCCTTAAAGAAGCACTTAGAAAACTTGATGCAAAATCAAGGCAAATAATTATGCTCAGATATTTTAAAGATAATACACAAATTCAAGTTGCAAAAATGATGGGGATTAGCCAGGTACAAGTATCGAGAATAGAAAAAAAAGTTTTGAAAATAATGAGGGAAAAGTTGATCTAA
- the spoIIAB gene encoding anti-sigma F factor translates to MCYNRIKIEFLSKSQNESFARVAVAAFASQLDPTIEEITDVKTAVSEAVTNAIIHGYDNEEEMINIEAIINGTELTVIIEDVGKGIDNLELARQPLYTSRPDLERSGMGFTVMETFMDSLEVKSDKGRGTSIIMKKIFNPLS, encoded by the coding sequence ATGTGTTACAATAGAATTAAAATTGAATTTTTAAGTAAATCGCAGAATGAAAGTTTTGCAAGAGTAGCAGTAGCAGCATTCGCTTCACAATTAGATCCTACAATTGAAGAAATTACCGACGTTAAAACAGCAGTATCAGAAGCAGTTACTAATGCAATTATTCATGGATATGATAATGAAGAGGAAATGATTAATATAGAAGCTATTATTAATGGAACTGAACTAACAGTGATAATAGAAGATGTAGGAAAAGGAATTGACAATTTAGAACTCGCTAGGCAACCATTATATACTTCCCGCCCAGATTTAGAGAGGTCAGGTATGGGTTTTACTGTAATGGAGACTTTTATGGACAGTTTAGAAGTAAAGTCTGATAAAGGTAGGGGAACAAGTATAATAATGAAAAAAATATTTAATCCTTTAAGTTAG
- the spoVAD gene encoding stage V sporulation protein AD has protein sequence MGRRIGLQTVEIESKPRIISTYNIVGPKEGQGPLKEYFDRILEDDLNGTESFEKAETSLLYTAVSEGIKKAKLKEVDINYLLAGDLLNQLSSSCFAARDLNIPFLGLYGACSTMAESLSVASMIMEGGLANYVIAATSSHFSSAERQFRLPLEMGSQRAPTAQWTVTGAGAMILGKKGKFPYVTHVTTGKVKDYGIIDVNNMGVAMAPAAVDTIKQHFMDTGRKPSDYDIIATGDLGIIGREFTEKLLLEYKYDMKGHYIDCGEEIFDAQTQGTNAGGSGCGCSAVVATGYLLKNMLKGKFKRILLVSTGALLSSTSPLQGETIPGIAHAVSIEFGGE, from the coding sequence ATGGGTAGAAGAATTGGTCTTCAAACAGTAGAAATCGAAAGTAAACCTAGAATTATCAGTACATATAATATAGTTGGGCCTAAGGAAGGGCAGGGACCATTAAAAGAGTATTTTGACCGGATTTTAGAAGATGATCTTAATGGAACTGAAAGCTTTGAAAAAGCTGAAACTAGTTTATTATATACTGCTGTATCAGAGGGCATAAAAAAAGCAAAACTAAAAGAAGTTGATATAAATTATCTACTAGCAGGTGATTTATTAAATCAGTTATCTTCTTCATGTTTTGCAGCTAGAGATTTGAATATACCATTCCTAGGACTTTATGGAGCTTGCTCAACTATGGCAGAGTCTTTAAGCGTTGCTTCAATGATAATGGAGGGTGGGCTGGCTAATTATGTTATAGCAGCTACTTCATCACATTTCTCATCAGCTGAAAGGCAATTTAGATTGCCACTGGAAATGGGAAGTCAGAGAGCTCCAACAGCGCAATGGACCGTTACAGGTGCAGGAGCAATGATTTTGGGGAAAAAAGGTAAATTTCCATATGTTACCCATGTTACAACTGGAAAGGTCAAAGATTATGGAATAATTGATGTGAATAATATGGGAGTTGCAATGGCGCCAGCGGCTGTAGACACTATTAAACAACATTTTATGGACACGGGTCGAAAGCCTTCGGATTATGATATTATAGCTACTGGAGATTTGGGCATTATAGGAAGAGAATTTACAGAAAAACTATTACTAGAATATAAGTACGATATGAAGGGTCATTACATTGACTGTGGTGAGGAAATTTTCGATGCGCAGACCCAAGGAACTAATGCGGGTGGTAGTGGGTGTGGATGTTCTGCAGTGGTTGCAACAGGGTACTTACTAAAAAATATGCTAAAGGGAAAATTTAAAAGAATACTACTAGTTTCCACAGGTGCACTTTTAAGTTCAACTTCACCGCTTCAAGGAGAAACAATACCAGGAATTGCTCATGCCGTTTCAATAGAGTTTGGGGGTGAATAA
- the spoVAC gene encoding stage V sporulation protein AC has translation MKVEEKTIRKKFDKLNSNNIPKPNLGLHCFNAFWVGGLICVIGQFISDIFSGIGIPKDEVGTYVSIVMVFLGAVLTGIGVYDKLGDFAGAGSVVPITGFANSIVSPAMEFKKEGFVFGVAAKMFTIAGPVLVYGIGSSVIVGILYYFLRW, from the coding sequence ATGAAAGTGGAAGAAAAAACTATAAGAAAAAAATTTGATAAACTTAATTCTAATAACATCCCTAAACCTAATTTAGGATTGCATTGTTTTAATGCTTTTTGGGTTGGAGGCTTAATATGTGTAATAGGACAATTTATCAGTGACATTTTTTCTGGAATTGGTATTCCTAAAGATGAGGTAGGCACATATGTATCTATAGTTATGGTTTTTCTGGGAGCTGTGCTTACTGGCATAGGGGTATATGATAAGCTAGGTGATTTTGCAGGAGCAGGTTCTGTTGTGCCAATTACAGGGTTTGCAAATTCAATCGTTTCACCAGCAATGGAATTTAAAAAAGAGGGTTTTGTTTTTGGTGTTGCAGCTAAAATGTTTACTATTGCAGGGCCCGTTTTAGTATATGGAATAGGGTCATCTGTAATTGTAGGAATTTTATATTATTTTTTAAGGTGGTGA
- a CDS encoding transglycosylase domain-containing protein, whose product MEKEEPNKKKKKETEKHVFRTLVFTFLIIALVSSVVIGGAVLAMIKTAPILDINEFLKLDEITMLLDDSGKTMDEYVISQRRINVPINKVPVILQDSFISIEDVRFQTHPGVDLKRLGGAIFNDIKIKIAGSGQSLQGASTITQQLVKYRVFLEDSMENRTSIKRKIQEMSLSLQIEKVLTKSQILETYMNTIFLGGNAHGVEAASHQYFNKSVEDLTLKQCAFLASAAQNPSVSYNLASKSNKNKEAFDSNRTKAVLDNMYNSGKISKEQFDSAMAEDLNFSFSQKDANKMNYEYFSRPVLLQVAEDLMKQNNISKKEAYSMLMYDGVKIYTTMNRDMQNASQKLIDDPMKSTQAGLQAACVITDYHTGEVKTIIGGRGDQVPMSYNRGASNDYLKAPGSSIKPLTVYGPAIDSKTATASTIIEDSPIPEDIGKKYSAPGTPPYNPRNSPLGYKGYLPLRDCLKYSVNVAAVKIEDMIGLKTGVSYGEKFGLQLDDQDKNSISAMALGQLDGGTYKGTNPLTMSAAYGVFGNNGLRTTPRLYTKVVDRSGKVLLETKLETKPVLSPQSAYIIYDLLKGPVSPGGTGTNAVFGDMPVRGKTGTSSDSKNLWFVGLTPYYSTAVWIGTDKGDELKNIGSNDAASLWGNIMKKAHTSLPVKNLEMPSGISPYSVSKDSGDIPTDLTYADPRGNRVYSELFIDGTQPTSLDNIHVLAKVIKDPSGKYVLASEFTPPGKIETKVFIKRNYTPNVFLEDSAYVLPTAVDTFSNNSIFPPVATPKASIPKTKGNYFTKP is encoded by the coding sequence ATGGAAAAAGAAGAACCTAATAAAAAAAAGAAAAAAGAAACTGAGAAACATGTTTTTAGAACCCTTGTTTTTACTTTTCTAATTATAGCTTTAGTAAGCAGTGTAGTTATTGGAGGAGCAGTTCTAGCTATGATTAAGACAGCTCCTATCTTAGATATTAATGAATTTTTAAAATTGGATGAGATTACAATGTTATTAGACGATTCTGGAAAGACTATGGATGAATATGTTATTTCACAAAGAAGAATTAATGTACCTATTAATAAAGTTCCGGTCATCCTTCAGGATTCATTTATAAGTATTGAAGATGTTAGATTTCAAACACACCCAGGTGTTGACTTAAAAAGACTTGGTGGTGCTATTTTTAATGATATAAAGATAAAAATAGCTGGTAGCGGTCAAAGTCTCCAGGGCGCTTCAACTATAACTCAACAATTAGTTAAGTATAGAGTGTTTTTAGAAGATTCTATGGAAAACAGAACTTCTATAAAGAGAAAAATTCAAGAAATGTCTTTATCCTTACAAATTGAAAAAGTTTTGACCAAGTCTCAAATTTTAGAGACTTATATGAACACTATTTTTCTAGGAGGAAATGCTCATGGTGTAGAAGCAGCCTCTCATCAATATTTTAACAAATCTGTTGAAGATTTGACCTTAAAACAATGCGCTTTTCTTGCTAGCGCTGCACAAAATCCTAGTGTTTCATATAATTTGGCATCTAAATCAAATAAAAATAAAGAAGCTTTTGATTCAAATAGAACAAAAGCCGTTCTTGATAACATGTACAATAGTGGCAAAATCAGCAAAGAACAATTTGATTCAGCTATGGCTGAAGATTTAAATTTTAGTTTTTCACAAAAAGATGCAAACAAAATGAACTATGAGTACTTCTCAAGACCTGTACTCCTACAGGTTGCTGAGGATTTAATGAAACAAAATAATATTAGTAAAAAGGAAGCATATTCAATGCTTATGTACGATGGTGTAAAAATTTATACAACCATGAATAGAGATATGCAAAATGCATCACAGAAACTAATTGATGATCCTATGAAATCAACGCAAGCAGGCCTCCAGGCAGCCTGTGTTATCACAGATTATCATACAGGTGAAGTTAAAACTATTATAGGTGGACGTGGTGACCAAGTTCCTATGTCTTATAACAGAGGTGCGTCGAATGACTACTTAAAGGCTCCTGGATCAAGCATTAAGCCACTAACCGTATATGGTCCAGCTATCGATTCAAAAACAGCTACAGCTTCTACTATTATTGAAGATTCACCTATACCTGAAGACATTGGCAAGAAATATTCTGCTCCAGGTACACCTCCTTATAATCCTAGAAATTCCCCGCTTGGATATAAGGGATATTTACCTCTTAGAGATTGCTTAAAATATTCTGTTAATGTTGCAGCTGTTAAAATTGAGGATATGATTGGTCTTAAGACTGGCGTTTCTTATGGCGAAAAGTTTGGGTTGCAGTTAGATGACCAAGATAAGAATAGTATATCTGCTATGGCCCTTGGACAATTAGATGGTGGTACTTATAAAGGCACTAATCCTCTCACTATGTCAGCGGCATATGGTGTTTTTGGTAACAATGGGCTACGTACAACTCCCAGATTATACACTAAAGTAGTCGATAGATCTGGTAAAGTATTGCTTGAAACAAAACTTGAAACAAAACCTGTTTTATCTCCTCAAAGTGCATACATTATATATGATTTATTAAAAGGACCTGTAAGTCCTGGTGGTACTGGAACAAATGCTGTTTTTGGCGACATGCCAGTCAGAGGTAAAACTGGTACTTCTTCCGATTCTAAGAATCTGTGGTTTGTTGGTTTAACTCCATATTACTCTACAGCTGTTTGGATTGGAACCGATAAGGGAGATGAACTTAAAAATATTGGAAGTAATGATGCCGCTTCACTATGGGGAAATATTATGAAAAAAGCCCATACGTCTCTTCCAGTGAAAAACTTAGAAATGCCTTCTGGTATATCTCCCTATTCCGTATCAAAAGATTCAGGTGATATACCTACTGATTTAACTTATGCAGACCCAAGAGGCAATAGAGTTTACTCAGAACTATTTATTGATGGAACTCAACCTACATCCCTTGATAACATACATGTTTTGGCTAAGGTTATCAAAGACCCAAGTGGTAAATATGTTCTTGCATCAGAATTTACGCCACCTGGAAAAATTGAAACAAAAGTTTTTATAAAGAGAAATTATACACCTAATGTATTTCTAGAGGACTCTGCTTATGTATTACCAACAGCAGTTGACACCTTTTCAAATAATAGTATATTCCCCCCAGTTGCCACTCCTAAAGCTAGCATTCCTAAAACTAAAGGTAACTATTTTACTAAGCCTTAA
- the hpt gene encoding hypoxanthine phosphoribosyltransferase, whose amino-acid sequence MDNKKRNILITKDQIDERIEQLGAEISKDYCEKKLYILSLLRGSFIYTADLVRQITVPTKIGFMTTSSYGDGEESCGSINVINDIPDNIEGFDVLIVDDIVDTGITMDFVVAHVKSLGATSVKSCVLLDKPLRRKIEITPDYCCFEIPDLFVVGYGLNYGDYYRNIPYVFNWED is encoded by the coding sequence TTGGATAATAAAAAAAGAAATATTCTTATAACTAAAGACCAAATTGATGAAAGAATAGAGCAACTTGGTGCTGAGATTTCGAAAGATTATTGCGAAAAAAAATTATATATTCTTTCATTATTAAGAGGTAGCTTTATATATACCGCAGACCTTGTGCGTCAAATTACTGTGCCTACAAAAATAGGATTTATGACAACTTCAAGCTATGGTGATGGTGAAGAGTCTTGTGGATCAATTAATGTTATAAATGATATTCCTGACAATATTGAAGGTTTTGATGTATTAATAGTAGATGATATTGTTGATACTGGAATAACTATGGATTTCGTTGTGGCTCACGTTAAGTCTTTAGGTGCCACCAGCGTTAAATCTTGCGTTCTTTTAGATAAACCACTTAGAAGAAAAATTGAGATAACACCTGATTATTGTTGTTTTGAAATTCCAGATCTTTTTGTAGTTGGGTATGGATTGAATTACGGAGATTACTATAGGAATATACCATACGTATTTAATTGGGAAGACTAA
- the yunB gene encoding sporulation protein YunB encodes MEVINIKNKIKVRILIIIAIIMINFTIFIYIFGKTVMPTVMAVADAEMRAKATEIVNRSIISEYSKQFNYDQVIRVDKDSQGNIVMLKADTLKMNKIACDVALESQKELMKLGEVGMKIPIGYITRNSILSYYGPKVTIKMQPIGHVETKYSSEFESAGINQTRHKIYVKVKTTVKVIAPLKSNDIEVANEVPIAETIIVGKTPNTAVQLDLNGTDFKLGNSGSD; translated from the coding sequence ATGGAGGTAATAAATATCAAAAATAAAATTAAAGTTAGGATATTAATAATTATAGCCATAATTATGATAAATTTTACAATATTCATATACATTTTTGGTAAAACCGTAATGCCAACGGTAATGGCGGTAGCGGATGCGGAAATGAGAGCAAAGGCTACAGAGATTGTAAATAGATCAATTATTAGTGAATATTCCAAGCAATTTAACTACGACCAGGTTATAAGAGTGGATAAAGATTCACAGGGGAATATTGTAATGCTAAAAGCGGATACTCTAAAAATGAATAAAATAGCATGTGATGTTGCTTTAGAATCCCAAAAGGAACTTATGAAATTGGGGGAGGTTGGTATGAAAATCCCAATAGGTTATATAACAAGAAATAGTATTTTATCTTATTATGGCCCTAAAGTAACCATAAAAATGCAGCCGATAGGCCATGTAGAAACTAAATATTCTTCTGAGTTTGAAAGTGCAGGTATAAATCAAACAAGGCATAAAATTTATGTTAAAGTAAAAACTACCGTTAAAGTAATTGCGCCTTTAAAAAGTAATGATATCGAAGTAGCTAATGAAGTACCAATTGCTGAAACTATTATAGTGGGAAAAACACCTAATACTGCAGTTCAATTAGATTTAAATGGTACAGATTTTAAACTGGGCAATAGTGGTAGTGATTAA
- the hflX gene encoding GTPase HflX produces the protein MIYGNIGGVKNSILNKLENACDITVSKDCILSEELVDILVEVTKDLDREISAAIDRKGKIISMAIGDSSTVELPIIDIREGRLSGVKVVHTHPNGNSRLSALDMSALTKLKLDCIVAIGIGEKENLKYNIGFCGIEKSILIEEEIGPITINEVMEYDILDKIRYIEKLMKTSEIVEDDAERAILVGIESEDDLVELAELAKACNVETIDTVLQNRHKIDSALYIGRGKAEEVAGLRQAIRANIVIFDDELSGSQVRNLEEVLGCKVIDRTTLILEIFARRARTREAKIQVELAQLKYRLPRLTGLGTILSRTGAGIGTRGPGEKKLEIDKRRIREGIYELNKELEKIRNTRNVQREKRSRDSISKVSLVGYTNSGKSTLRNALCDVAALKSIVQKEKVFEADMLFATLDVTTRALLLPDNRVAAVTDTVGFIRKLPHDLVEAFKSTLEEVVYSDLLLHVVDASSENAVLQIEAVDGVLRELNAIDKPTILVLNKIDKASQENILKIKEKYKNLKSIEISAKDGTNLEELLKETCKDLPYTLKKFKVLIPYTDQAIVAYLHRGSKVDTEEYIEEGTLMSVQGDDEVYNKCEKYILV, from the coding sequence TTGATATATGGAAATATTGGTGGAGTTAAAAATTCAATTTTAAATAAATTGGAAAATGCTTGCGATATAACGGTTTCCAAAGATTGCATTTTGTCTGAAGAATTGGTAGACATACTAGTCGAGGTAACAAAAGATTTGGATAGAGAAATTAGCGCTGCAATTGATAGAAAAGGTAAAATAATTAGTATGGCAATTGGTGATAGTAGTACAGTGGAATTGCCTATAATCGATATAAGAGAAGGTCGATTATCGGGGGTTAAAGTAGTACACACTCACCCAAATGGTAATTCTAGGTTATCTGCGCTGGATATGTCAGCTTTAACAAAATTAAAGTTAGATTGTATAGTAGCTATTGGTATAGGAGAAAAAGAGAATTTAAAGTATAACATAGGTTTTTGTGGAATAGAAAAGAGCATTTTAATAGAAGAAGAAATAGGACCAATAACTATAAATGAAGTAATGGAATATGATATTTTAGACAAAATTAGATATATTGAAAAATTAATGAAAACAAGTGAAATTGTTGAGGATGATGCAGAACGAGCTATTTTAGTAGGAATAGAAAGTGAGGATGATTTAGTAGAACTTGCAGAACTTGCAAAAGCGTGTAATGTAGAAACTATAGATACAGTACTTCAGAATAGACATAAAATAGATTCGGCTTTATATATAGGTAGAGGTAAAGCAGAAGAGGTAGCTGGTCTTAGGCAAGCAATAAGGGCGAATATAGTTATCTTTGATGATGAATTATCAGGCTCTCAAGTTAGAAATTTGGAGGAAGTACTTGGATGTAAAGTTATAGACAGAACTACACTAATACTAGAAATATTTGCACGAAGAGCAAGAACTAGGGAAGCGAAAATTCAAGTTGAACTTGCACAATTAAAATATAGATTACCACGTTTAACAGGACTTGGGACTATACTTTCAAGAACAGGTGCGGGAATTGGAACAAGAGGACCTGGAGAGAAAAAATTAGAAATAGATAAAAGGCGAATAAGGGAAGGTATCTATGAATTAAATAAAGAACTCGAAAAAATAAGAAATACTAGAAATGTGCAAAGAGAAAAGAGAAGTCGCGATAGCATTTCAAAAGTATCTTTAGTTGGATACACTAATTCTGGAAAATCAACACTTAGAAATGCATTATGCGATGTAGCAGCATTAAAAAGTATTGTGCAAAAAGAAAAAGTGTTTGAAGCAGATATGCTTTTTGCAACTCTAGATGTAACAACAAGAGCACTACTATTGCCTGATAATAGAGTGGCAGCAGTAACTGACACAGTGGGGTTTATAAGGAAACTTCCCCATGATTTAGTAGAGGCCTTTAAATCAACCCTTGAAGAAGTGGTATATTCAGATTTGTTGCTGCACGTGGTAGATGCATCATCTGAAAACGCAGTACTACAAATAGAGGCTGTAGATGGGGTTCTAAGAGAATTAAACGCAATTGATAAGCCAACAATATTGGTGTTGAATAAAATTGACAAAGCCTCACAAGAAAATATTTTGAAAATCAAAGAAAAATATAAGAATTTGAAATCAATTGAAATATCGGCTAAAGATGGTACAAATTTGGAGGAACTTCTAAAAGAAACTTGTAAAGACCTTCCATATACTCTTAAAAAATTTAAGGTGCTTATTCCATATACTGATCAGGCAATAGTGGCATATTTGCATAGAGGATCAAAGGTTGATACAGAAGAGTATATTGAAGAAGGAACGCTTATGTCAGTACAAGGGGACGACGAAGTTTATAATAAGTGTGAAAAATATATTTTAGTGTAG
- a CDS encoding acetyl-CoA hydrolase/transferase family protein — protein sequence MNLEEIYKSKVITAQQAAGKIKSGNRVVTGHACGEPTEIIAAMVANCKAYENVEIAHMVPMGKAEYTNTGMEKHFKHNALFAGAPTREAIRDGRADFTPCFFSKIPELFKKGYLPIDVAIVQVSAPDEHGYCSFGVSVDYTKTATECAKMVIAEVNNKMPRTMGDSFIHISDIDYIVEVSHQIIELNPPKIGDVEKAIGEYCASLVEDGSTLQLGIGAIPDAVLLFLKDKKDLGIHSEMISDGVVELVETGVITNKAKTLHPGKIVVTFLMGTKRLYDFVDNNPMVEMYSVDYVNDPAIIAKNSKMVCINSAIQVDFMGQVNAETIGLTQFSGTGGQVDFIRGASMAKDGKSIIAMPSTASKGKISRITPLLDEGAAVTTLRNEIQYVITEYGIAELKGKTLRDRARSLINIAHPDFRPSLIEEWEKRFNCKF from the coding sequence ATGAACTTAGAAGAAATCTATAAATCAAAGGTGATTACGGCGCAGCAAGCGGCAGGGAAAATAAAGTCCGGAAATAGGGTAGTTACAGGACATGCTTGTGGAGAGCCAACAGAGATTATAGCTGCAATGGTAGCTAATTGTAAGGCTTATGAAAATGTTGAAATTGCACACATGGTTCCTATGGGAAAAGCTGAGTATACTAATACTGGAATGGAAAAACATTTTAAGCACAATGCTTTATTTGCAGGTGCTCCTACAAGAGAAGCCATTAGAGATGGAAGAGCAGATTTTACACCTTGTTTTTTTTCTAAGATACCTGAGCTATTTAAGAAGGGCTATCTGCCAATAGATGTGGCAATTGTTCAAGTTTCAGCACCAGATGAACACGGTTATTGTAGTTTCGGTGTATCTGTTGATTATACAAAGACAGCAACGGAATGTGCAAAAATGGTAATTGCAGAAGTAAATAATAAAATGCCAAGAACTATGGGAGACTCTTTTATACATATTTCTGATATTGATTATATTGTAGAAGTAAGTCATCAAATAATAGAGCTTAATCCTCCTAAAATTGGAGATGTTGAGAAAGCTATTGGAGAGTATTGTGCTTCTTTAGTTGAGGATGGTTCCACACTTCAACTTGGAATAGGAGCTATTCCAGATGCAGTACTTTTGTTTTTAAAGGATAAAAAGGACTTAGGTATACATTCGGAAATGATTTCAGACGGAGTAGTTGAACTTGTTGAAACAGGAGTTATAACAAATAAAGCTAAGACACTTCATCCAGGGAAAATAGTAGTAACTTTCCTCATGGGAACTAAAAGACTTTATGACTTTGTTGATAATAATCCAATGGTTGAAATGTATTCTGTAGATTATGTAAATGATCCGGCTATAATTGCAAAAAACAGTAAAATGGTCTGTATAAATTCTGCTATTCAAGTAGATTTTATGGGACAGGTAAATGCAGAAACTATTGGATTAACTCAGTTTAGTGGGACAGGTGGACAGGTTGACTTTATTAGAGGTGCAAGTATGGCAAAGGACGGTAAATCTATCATTGCAATGCCTTCTACAGCAAGCAAAGGAAAGATTTCAAGAATTACGCCTTTGCTTGATGAAGGAGCAGCGGTTACAACTTTGAGAAACGAAATACAATACGTAATTACTGAATATGGTATTGCGGAGCTAAAAGGTAAAACATTAAGAGATAGAGCAAGGTCGCTCATAAATATTGCTCATCCAGACTTTAGACCTTCACTTATTGAGGAATGGGAAAAAAGATTTAACTGTAAGTTTTAG
- the spoIIAA gene encoding anti-sigma F factor antagonist, giving the protein MHLNFENSEDKLIVYMFGELDHHSAEEVRNIIDDRLERDSYNKLIMDFKDVTFMDSSGIGVVIGRYKKLHMKNGKVCVTNIKSSVKRVFELSGMFKIIMSYDDVEQAVNNI; this is encoded by the coding sequence ATGCATTTAAATTTTGAAAATAGCGAGGACAAATTGATAGTTTACATGTTTGGAGAACTAGACCATCATAGTGCTGAAGAAGTAAGGAACATTATAGATGATCGTTTAGAACGAGATAGCTACAATAAATTAATTATGGATTTCAAAGATGTGACGTTCATGGACAGCTCCGGTATTGGTGTGGTCATTGGAAGATACAAAAAGTTACATATGAAAAATGGGAAAGTATGCGTAACTAACATTAAATCTTCAGTAAAAAGAGTATTTGAATTGTCAGGAATGTTTAAGATTATTATGTCATATGATGACGTTGAACAAGCTGTAAACAACATTTAG